In the Hylaeus volcanicus isolate JK05 chromosome 1, UHH_iyHylVolc1.0_haploid, whole genome shotgun sequence genome, one interval contains:
- the LOC128879216 gene encoding vesicular glutamate transporter 2.2-like isoform X2: protein MEGKKSSAESAKDTEYGTVKYEDELVSSWRFWRKRRYVVAVLAFLGFFTSYILRVNLSVAIVAMTASIEKVDEHGNVYLEKEFDWDSKTQGLVLSSFFYGYISTQLLGGWLGARIGGKRVFGLGIAATAFFTIITPPLARISVSILITLRIVEGVCEGVTYPCIHAIWSQWAPPLERSKLATLAFSGSFLGTVFAMPVAGLMAENLGWSSVFYVFGAMGLVWFFFWWVIVKDKPEDDPHISKAELEYIKRSLGNSKKEEKINHPWKAMLTSPPVWAIVAAHFSENWGFYTMLTQLPTFMNDVLDFKLDKTGYLSALPYLAMTIVVQFSGHLADHLRTKNILTTTQVRKLFNCGAFVFQTIFMTSTGFIFTPAGVVTCITIAVGLGGFAWSGFGVNHLDIAPKHASVLMGIGNTIATLPGVVSPIITGYIVQNKSPGEWRTVFIIAGGIYLLGAVIYGLYASGEKQSWADESLGAEEDTKRSYDNPAMEIDNL, encoded by the exons ATGGAGGGAAAGAAATCCTCGGCCGAGTCAGCCAAGGATACCGAATACGGAAC CGTCAAGTACGAAGATGAACTCGTATCGTCCTGGAGGTTTTGGAGGAAAAGAAGATACGTAGTCGCTGTATTGGCGTTTCTGGGATTCTTCACATCCTACATCCTGCGCGTTAATTTGAGCGTAGCTATCGTCGCGATGACCGCGAGCATTGAAAAAGTCGACGAACACGGAAACGTTTACCTT gaaaaagaattcgattGGGATTCGAAAACGCAAGGACTGGTTCTGAGTTCCTTTTTTTATGGATACATAAGCACGCAATTACTCGGAGGATGGCTCGGAGCTCGCATCGGTGGAAAAAGGGTGTTCGGTCTTGGAATCGCAGCTACAGCTTTTTTCACAATTATCACGCCGCCACTGGCCAGAATAAGCGTCTCTATTTTAATCACTTTGCGAATAGTGGAGGGAGTTTGCGAG GGTGTGACGTATCCTTGCATTCACGCGATATGGTCGCAATGGGCACCGCCGTTGGAAAGGTCGAAGTTGGCAACGCTCGCGTTCTCCGGAAGTTTCCTTGGAACCGTGTTTGCCATGCCCGTTGCTGGCTTGATGGCCGAGAACCTTGGCTGGTCCTCCGTGTTTTACGTTTTCGGAGCGATGGGCCTCGTGTGGTTCTTTTTCTGGTGGGTAATCGTAAAGGATAAACCGGAGGACGATCCGCACATTTCAAAAGCCGAGCTTGAGTACATTAAACGTAGCCTTGGAAACTCGAAGAAGGAGGAA AAAATTAATCATCCATGGAAAGCTATGCTCACATCTCCACCAGTTTGGGCTATCGTTGCGGCCCACTTCAGCGAGAACTGGGGTTTTTACACTATGCTTACCCAACTACCGACGTTCATGAATG atgtGCTCGACTTTAAATTGGACAAGACCGGGTACTTGTCCGCCCTACCGTATCTGGCTATGACGATCGTTGTACAATTTTCTGGCCACCTAGCAGATCACTTGAGAACGAAGAACATTTTAACAACTACGCAG gTGCGTAAGTTATTCAACTGTGGCGCTTTCGTGttccaaacaatatttatgacCAGTACAGGTTTCATTTTCACGCCAGCAGGAGTGGTCACTTGTATTACTATAGCAGTTGGTCTCGGTGGTTTTGCTTGGTCTGGTTTtgg gGTCAATCATTTAGATATTGCCCCTAAGCATGCAAGTGTACTTATGGGAATAGGAAACACTATCGCCACTTTACCTGGAGTTGTTAGTCCAATTATCACTGGATATATCGTTCAAAATAAA AGTCCTGGAGAATGGCGTACGGTCTTCATAATTGCTGGTGGGATTTATTTGCTAGGAGCTGTAATATATGGTTTATATGCATCCGGTGAAAAACAAAGTTGGGCTGACGAAAGTCTAGGAGCAGAGGAAGATACGAAAAGATCCTATGATAATCCTGCTATGgaaatagataatttatag
- the LOC128879216 gene encoding sialin-like isoform X1 encodes MSREYIGRTPRIDTSVLEKLIVYSDEETMEGKKSSAESAKDTEYGTVKYEDELVSSWRFWRKRRYVVAVLAFLGFFTSYILRVNLSVAIVAMTASIEKVDEHGNVYLEKEFDWDSKTQGLVLSSFFYGYISTQLLGGWLGARIGGKRVFGLGIAATAFFTIITPPLARISVSILITLRIVEGVCEGVTYPCIHAIWSQWAPPLERSKLATLAFSGSFLGTVFAMPVAGLMAENLGWSSVFYVFGAMGLVWFFFWWVIVKDKPEDDPHISKAELEYIKRSLGNSKKEEKINHPWKAMLTSPPVWAIVAAHFSENWGFYTMLTQLPTFMNDVLDFKLDKTGYLSALPYLAMTIVVQFSGHLADHLRTKNILTTTQVRKLFNCGAFVFQTIFMTSTGFIFTPAGVVTCITIAVGLGGFAWSGFGVNHLDIAPKHASVLMGIGNTIATLPGVVSPIITGYIVQNKSPGEWRTVFIIAGGIYLLGAVIYGLYASGEKQSWADESLGAEEDTKRSYDNPAMEIDNL; translated from the exons ATGTCGCGCGAATATATCGGTAGAACTCCAAGAATTGATACAAGTGTACTCGAGAAATTAATCGTGTATTCGGACGAG GAAACGATGGAGGGAAAGAAATCCTCGGCCGAGTCAGCCAAGGATACCGAATACGGAAC CGTCAAGTACGAAGATGAACTCGTATCGTCCTGGAGGTTTTGGAGGAAAAGAAGATACGTAGTCGCTGTATTGGCGTTTCTGGGATTCTTCACATCCTACATCCTGCGCGTTAATTTGAGCGTAGCTATCGTCGCGATGACCGCGAGCATTGAAAAAGTCGACGAACACGGAAACGTTTACCTT gaaaaagaattcgattGGGATTCGAAAACGCAAGGACTGGTTCTGAGTTCCTTTTTTTATGGATACATAAGCACGCAATTACTCGGAGGATGGCTCGGAGCTCGCATCGGTGGAAAAAGGGTGTTCGGTCTTGGAATCGCAGCTACAGCTTTTTTCACAATTATCACGCCGCCACTGGCCAGAATAAGCGTCTCTATTTTAATCACTTTGCGAATAGTGGAGGGAGTTTGCGAG GGTGTGACGTATCCTTGCATTCACGCGATATGGTCGCAATGGGCACCGCCGTTGGAAAGGTCGAAGTTGGCAACGCTCGCGTTCTCCGGAAGTTTCCTTGGAACCGTGTTTGCCATGCCCGTTGCTGGCTTGATGGCCGAGAACCTTGGCTGGTCCTCCGTGTTTTACGTTTTCGGAGCGATGGGCCTCGTGTGGTTCTTTTTCTGGTGGGTAATCGTAAAGGATAAACCGGAGGACGATCCGCACATTTCAAAAGCCGAGCTTGAGTACATTAAACGTAGCCTTGGAAACTCGAAGAAGGAGGAA AAAATTAATCATCCATGGAAAGCTATGCTCACATCTCCACCAGTTTGGGCTATCGTTGCGGCCCACTTCAGCGAGAACTGGGGTTTTTACACTATGCTTACCCAACTACCGACGTTCATGAATG atgtGCTCGACTTTAAATTGGACAAGACCGGGTACTTGTCCGCCCTACCGTATCTGGCTATGACGATCGTTGTACAATTTTCTGGCCACCTAGCAGATCACTTGAGAACGAAGAACATTTTAACAACTACGCAG gTGCGTAAGTTATTCAACTGTGGCGCTTTCGTGttccaaacaatatttatgacCAGTACAGGTTTCATTTTCACGCCAGCAGGAGTGGTCACTTGTATTACTATAGCAGTTGGTCTCGGTGGTTTTGCTTGGTCTGGTTTtgg gGTCAATCATTTAGATATTGCCCCTAAGCATGCAAGTGTACTTATGGGAATAGGAAACACTATCGCCACTTTACCTGGAGTTGTTAGTCCAATTATCACTGGATATATCGTTCAAAATAAA AGTCCTGGAGAATGGCGTACGGTCTTCATAATTGCTGGTGGGATTTATTTGCTAGGAGCTGTAATATATGGTTTATATGCATCCGGTGAAAAACAAAGTTGGGCTGACGAAAGTCTAGGAGCAGAGGAAGATACGAAAAGATCCTATGATAATCCTGCTATGgaaatagataatttatag